A region of Mesorhizobium sp. M3A.F.Ca.ET.080.04.2.1 DNA encodes the following proteins:
- a CDS encoding poly-gamma-glutamate hydrolase family protein yields the protein MEQEFPNFAALKIAKTENIDYRIVVRRGARSGSAIVIAPHGGKIEPRTSLITQTIAGSDLDLYCFEGLMPESNRELHITSRNFDEETALELLRTKSTVVSIHGRHDRDDPSTVYMGGKDAALISAIVWRLQEAGFSTQRDNHPFPGIDDFNIVNRGLTGKGAQLEIPFTLRQRLANEPELLDRFCTATRKAIQAFDAENGVQPPIVS from the coding sequence ATGGAACAGGAGTTCCCAAATTTCGCGGCGCTGAAAATCGCCAAGACCGAGAACATAGACTATCGAATAGTCGTCCGACGTGGCGCGCGAAGCGGCAGCGCGATCGTCATCGCTCCTCATGGCGGGAAAATCGAACCCCGCACATCCCTGATCACTCAGACGATAGCCGGGAGCGATCTCGACTTGTATTGCTTTGAAGGCCTCATGCCGGAAAGCAATCGAGAGCTGCACATAACGTCGAGGAACTTCGACGAGGAAACTGCGCTCGAACTGTTGCGAACGAAGTCCACCGTCGTTTCTATCCACGGTCGACACGATCGGGATGACCCCTCGACGGTCTACATGGGTGGAAAGGACGCCGCGCTGATTTCAGCTATAGTCTGGCGTTTGCAGGAAGCCGGCTTCAGCACGCAAAGGGATAACCACCCGTTTCCAGGCATTGACGATTTCAACATTGTCAACCGTGGATTGACGGGGAAAGGAGCGCAACTGGAGATACCCTTCACGCTGCGCCAGCGACTGGCGAACGAGCCAGAGCTTTTGGACAGATTCTGCACGGCGACGCGCAAAGCAATCCAGGCGTTCGATGCTGAAAACGGTGTTCAGCCCCCGATCGTGTCTTGA
- a CDS encoding multidrug efflux RND transporter permease subunit: MISKFFIERPVLANAIAILMVVVGLISLFGLPVAQYPDVVPPTVSVTTRYPGASARSVIDTVALPIEQQVNGVEGMLYMQSFAASDGSYNLTVTFQIGTDLDQAQVRVQNRVSTALASLPQAVQVQGVNVQKKSTSILEIVTLTSPSGQYDSLYLANYATIRLKDELSRIPGVGNVNVFGAGQYSMRVWLDPEKMQVRGLTTQDVVQALQQQSEQVTAGQVGAPPAPDGQSFQYTIEVSSRLDDPDQFGAVIVKTGANGDLTRVRDVGRVELGAQTYGQFFNLDGQQAAGLAIFLSPGANALDVAGKVEARMKELSGEFPQGLAYSIPFNTTIFVSQAIDEVYKTLFEAAVLVLIVILLFLQDWRAMLVPATTVPVTIIGAFAAMLALGFTVNLSTLFAIVLAIGIVVDDAIVVVEGAAHNMERGMSRHDAAVAAMNALFGPIIGITLVLMAVFLPAAFLPGLTGQMYAQFALVIAATALISAVNAATLKPTQCATWLRQPVALEKRNAFFRGFNRLYQRAENSYARLIGSMVRHSTVMGIIALLIIGAAGYGMSRVATGFIPIEDQGYLLASVQLPDGASLGRTQDTLQQVSTIAKATPGVDQVVTIAGLSALDNNSTLANAGVAYIILKDWSVRGKGEDLASLYATLNKNLSGMADGNVLVLPPPPIQGIGNAAGFTMQIELRDGSFDLAKLQGAANALTRAAETQSGIQRVSATFRSNVPQYQVEFDREKVQTLGLTTDQVFQTLAGYLGSTYVSQFNKFGRVFQIYVQGDAQFRLSPEDIGRLTVRNQSGDMIPLSTVLTVTPSVGPSLISLYNLYPSASILGVQAQGFSSGDAIKLMEAAAADTLPPGTGYDWTALSFQEKLVGGQIYLVFGMALLLVYLVLAGQYESWLAPISILLAAPMSLVGPVLVLNGLHIDNNLYVQIGLILLIALSAKNAILIVEVARELRAAGRPIVEAAIEAARARFRPILMTSFAFILGVAPLVLATGAGASARKSIGITVFSGMIASTCLAVLFVPAFFVILQRFEEWRAERKAKRAMLPG, from the coding sequence ATGATCTCCAAATTCTTCATCGAACGCCCGGTCCTGGCCAATGCCATCGCGATCCTCATGGTCGTCGTCGGGCTGATCTCGCTGTTCGGCCTGCCGGTGGCGCAATATCCCGACGTGGTGCCGCCCACGGTTTCGGTCACGACACGCTATCCCGGCGCCAGCGCCCGCTCGGTGATCGACACGGTGGCGCTGCCGATCGAACAGCAGGTCAACGGCGTCGAAGGCATGCTCTACATGCAGTCATTCGCCGCGTCGGACGGCAGCTACAATCTGACCGTCACCTTCCAGATCGGCACCGATCTGGACCAGGCGCAGGTGCGCGTCCAGAACCGCGTGTCCACCGCCCTGGCGTCCCTGCCGCAGGCAGTGCAGGTGCAGGGCGTCAACGTCCAGAAGAAGTCGACCTCCATCCTCGAGATCGTGACGCTGACGTCGCCAAGCGGCCAGTATGACAGCCTCTACCTCGCCAACTATGCGACGATCCGCCTGAAGGACGAACTCTCCCGGATTCCGGGCGTCGGCAACGTCAACGTGTTCGGCGCCGGGCAGTACTCGATGCGCGTCTGGCTCGACCCGGAGAAGATGCAGGTCCGCGGCCTGACCACGCAGGACGTGGTCCAGGCGCTGCAGCAGCAGAGCGAGCAGGTCACTGCGGGTCAGGTCGGTGCGCCGCCGGCGCCCGACGGGCAGTCCTTCCAATACACGATCGAGGTGTCCAGCCGTCTCGACGACCCCGATCAGTTCGGCGCGGTGATCGTCAAGACCGGCGCCAACGGCGACCTGACCCGCGTGCGCGACGTCGGCCGGGTCGAGCTTGGCGCCCAGACCTATGGGCAGTTCTTCAATCTCGACGGCCAGCAGGCGGCCGGCCTGGCCATTTTCCTGTCGCCGGGCGCCAATGCGCTCGACGTGGCCGGCAAGGTCGAGGCGAGGATGAAGGAATTGTCGGGCGAGTTCCCGCAAGGCCTTGCCTACTCGATCCCCTTCAACACCACGATTTTCGTCAGCCAGGCGATCGACGAGGTCTACAAGACCCTGTTCGAGGCCGCGGTGCTGGTGCTGATCGTCATCCTGCTCTTCCTGCAGGATTGGCGGGCGATGCTGGTGCCGGCAACGACCGTGCCGGTGACCATCATCGGCGCCTTCGCGGCCATGCTTGCGCTCGGCTTCACCGTCAATCTGTCGACCCTGTTCGCCATCGTGCTCGCCATCGGCATCGTCGTCGACGACGCCATCGTCGTGGTCGAGGGGGCTGCGCACAATATGGAACGCGGCATGTCGCGCCACGACGCGGCGGTCGCGGCGATGAATGCGCTGTTCGGGCCGATCATCGGCATCACTCTGGTGCTGATGGCGGTGTTCCTGCCGGCCGCCTTCCTGCCTGGCCTGACCGGGCAGATGTATGCGCAATTCGCGCTGGTGATCGCGGCGACGGCCCTCATCAGCGCCGTCAACGCGGCAACGCTGAAACCGACGCAGTGCGCGACCTGGCTGAGGCAGCCGGTGGCGCTCGAAAAACGCAACGCCTTCTTCCGCGGCTTCAACCGCCTCTACCAGCGCGCGGAAAACAGCTATGCGCGCCTGATCGGATCGATGGTGCGTCACAGCACGGTGATGGGCATCATTGCGCTGCTGATCATCGGCGCGGCGGGCTACGGCATGTCGCGCGTCGCCACCGGCTTCATCCCGATCGAGGACCAGGGCTATCTGCTCGCTTCGGTGCAATTGCCCGACGGGGCATCGCTCGGCCGCACGCAGGACACGCTGCAGCAGGTCTCGACCATCGCCAAGGCCACGCCGGGGGTCGACCAAGTGGTGACGATCGCCGGCCTCTCGGCCCTCGACAACAACTCCACGCTCGCCAATGCGGGCGTCGCCTACATCATCCTCAAGGACTGGAGCGTGCGCGGCAAGGGCGAGGATCTCGCCTCGCTCTATGCGACGCTCAACAAGAATCTGTCCGGCATGGCGGACGGGAACGTGCTGGTGCTGCCGCCGCCGCCGATCCAGGGCATCGGCAACGCCGCCGGCTTCACCATGCAGATCGAGCTACGTGACGGCAGCTTCGACCTGGCCAAGCTGCAAGGCGCCGCCAACGCGCTGACGAGGGCGGCAGAGACGCAGTCGGGCATCCAGCGCGTCTCGGCGACGTTCCGGTCCAACGTGCCGCAGTACCAGGTCGAGTTCGACCGCGAGAAGGTGCAGACGCTCGGGCTGACCACCGACCAGGTGTTCCAGACGCTGGCCGGCTATCTCGGTTCCACTTATGTCAGCCAGTTCAATAAGTTCGGGCGCGTGTTCCAGATCTATGTGCAGGGCGATGCGCAGTTCCGTCTTTCGCCCGAGGACATCGGCCGCCTGACGGTGCGCAACCAAAGCGGCGACATGATCCCGCTCAGCACCGTGCTAACCGTCACGCCAAGCGTCGGTCCCTCGCTGATCAGCCTCTACAACCTCTATCCCTCTGCCTCGATCCTCGGCGTGCAGGCACAGGGCTTTTCATCAGGCGATGCGATCAAACTGATGGAGGCGGCCGCCGCCGACACGCTGCCGCCCGGCACCGGTTACGACTGGACGGCGCTCTCGTTCCAGGAAAAGCTCGTCGGCGGCCAGATCTACCTGGTGTTCGGCATGGCGCTTCTGCTGGTCTACTTGGTACTGGCGGGACAATATGAGAGCTGGCTGGCGCCGATCTCGATCTTGCTCGCCGCACCGATGTCGCTGGTCGGCCCCGTGCTGGTGCTCAACGGGCTCCACATCGACAACAATCTCTATGTCCAGATCGGCCTGATCCTGCTGATCGCGCTGTCGGCCAAGAACGCCATCCTGATCGTCGAGGTCGCGCGCGAGTTGCGCGCCGCCGGCAGACCGATCGTCGAGGCGGCGATCGAAGCTGCACGCGCCCGGTTCCGCCCCATCCTGATGACCTCCTTCGCCTTCATTCTCGGCGTGGCGCCGCTGGTGCTGGCGACGGGCGCGGGCGCGAGCGCACGCAAATCGATCGGCATCACGGTGTTTTCGGGCATGATCGCCTCGACCTGCCTCGCCGTCCTCTTCGTGCCCGCCTTCTTCGTGATCCTGCAGCGGTTCGAGGAATGGCGCGCCGAGCGCAAGGCGAAGCGGGCGATGCTTCCGGGTTAG